One window of the Ignavibacteriales bacterium genome contains the following:
- a CDS encoding tetratricopeptide repeat protein — MLYPDDKRVQNLAGIYYYGIQDYPNALKHFDKAVAIDNKYASSYNMLGYVYMSMKSFSQAEEPFKKYIELIPNEANPYDSYAEYLLIQGRYDESIKQYEKALEIDPEYITALIGVGNNYVFKGEFNKARTYYQQYYDKAFNINQKFAALWWKAVSYVYEENISAAIKILDERSKLASENNAPNYVINGNNYAGMILIENGNIAEGEKYFNNASDFTKSLEMDDATLRIYEIYNELDICHLKILKKDFDGVEKDLEVIKVQVEKRQVPNEIKYLNFIYGIYQYYKGNFGLALEYINRADKESPYTWYWEAISQEKAGNTQEAKKIFEKITSSNINSMELAIVRNKALMKL; from the coding sequence TTGCTCTACCCGGACGATAAGAGAGTACAAAACTTAGCTGGTATTTATTACTATGGTATACAAGATTATCCTAATGCACTTAAACATTTCGATAAAGCAGTAGCTATAGATAATAAATATGCTTCAAGCTATAATATGCTTGGTTATGTATATATGAGTATGAAAAGCTTTAGTCAAGCTGAAGAACCATTTAAAAAATACATTGAACTAATACCAAATGAAGCTAATCCTTATGATTCTTATGCAGAATATCTATTAATACAAGGAAGATATGATGAATCAATAAAGCAATATGAAAAAGCTCTTGAAATTGATCCAGAATATATTACTGCTCTGATTGGTGTTGGAAATAACTATGTCTTTAAAGGTGAATTCAATAAAGCAAGAACATATTACCAACAATATTATGATAAAGCATTTAATATTAACCAAAAATTTGCTGCGTTATGGTGGAAAGCAGTTTCATATGTTTATGAGGAAAATATTTCTGCGGCAATCAAAATATTGGATGAGCGATCAAAATTAGCTTCAGAGAACAATGCGCCGAATTATGTAATAAATGGAAATAATTACGCAGGTATGATACTTATAGAAAATGGTAATATAGCTGAAGGTGAAAAATATTTTAATAACGCTTCTGATTTTACAAAATCATTAGAGATGGATGATGCTACGCTGAGGATTTATGAAATTTACAACGAGCTTGATATATGCCATCTTAAAATTTTGAAAAAGGATTTTGATGGAGTAGAGAAAGATTTAGAAGTTATAAAAGTACAAGTTGAAAAAAGACAAGTCCCAAATGAAATTAAATATTTAAATTTTATTTATGGTATTTATCAATACTATAAAGGGAATTTTGGTTTGGCCCTAGAATACATAAATAGGGCTGATAAGGAAAGTCCTTACACCTGGTATTGGGAAGCAATTTCTCAAGAGAAAGCTGGAAACACACAGGAAGCAAAAAAGATATTTGAAAAAATTACCTCCTCTAATATTAATAGTATGGAACTAGCTATAGTAAGAAATAAAGCATTAATGAAATTGTAA